The nucleotide sequence CTTTCTTCACATGGTTACATATCTGAATAGACTTCCAAGTAAAATTTCTATCTGACAGTACCCATAATTAGCCATTCCTCCTCAAGAAGTATAAGTCGACTCTTTTCCTGAAATTAAAAGATCTAAGCAACTCAAGAAATTTTCTGTAGTTAATATTTTTTGCTGACTTTTGTATTGCCATACCTGATAAGTTACACTATTTTGAACTTGTGAAAACCCGAGATTTCAAATAATCATACTTGGCCTGTCTTTTTTTTAATGTCACTTTTTATATATCCTTGTTGAAGTGAAACCCTAATATAAACTTTATTTGTTCAGGGATCAGCTGCAGTCAGGACCTTCTCGTTCTGAAGAACCTAGAGTGCGTGAGGATCGACATGGTGATCGGTAAGAGTTTCAGTAGTGTTTTGCTATGTTTCTGCTTTATTCCTATCCTTTTGCTTTTGGCATTTGATAAATTACTGCTGATCACACATTATCTTTTTGGTAAGGCAAGGATGCTGTTGTTTCTTggcatattttttaaaaattcttaaGTTCAAAATTTTTATACCCCATTTAAATTAACTGCAAGTCTGCTACTTGCTGATGTTTAGGGACAGAGAAAAGTCGCGTGAAAGAGGTAAGGACAGAGATAGAGAACAGGAGCGGTCGCGTGAACACTCTAGTGATAGGGGAAGGGATCGTGATTATAGAGATGATAGGCACCACAAAGACCGGGATAGGCATAGGGACAGAgatagggagagagagagagatcgtgGGCGTGATCGAGATAGAGGTCGGGATCGTGATCGTGGTCGGGATCgtgatagagatagagatagagatcgCGACCGGGGTCGTGAGCATGATCGTCATCGTGACAGGGATAGGGATTATGAAGTTGGGGAAACTGATAGGGGACAGTCACATGACAAGGAAACAGACTAtgatcatgaattgaaacatgataTAGATCATCATAGTGAAAGAGATCGTGACTACGAACCTGAGGATGATCGTGGGTGGTCCAATCAATCTGCACATGGACATAGGCATGCAGATCCTGACCATAATCCTGATTCCTATGACCACTACGAGCATCATCAAAGACGCGGGCATTATGATGATGGGGATGATCGCGGTAACCATTACAGTCGATATCCCGATCATGATAGGATGGAAGATGACTATCCCACTGAGAGGGCAACATCTGAATCCCGTGAAAGGGAGAGAAATCGAGATGTGGACCGTGAATACCATCGATCAGTGAGGTCCCATTCTAGGGAGTACGATTACTAGGAATTTGAGCGTCATGCATCACAACTTTACTGGTAATATTCATTGCTTTCAGTTCAGTGGCCCTTTTAGCTAGTTATGGTTACTTGGTGTCCATCTGGTTGCCCTGGTTGGCTTCTTTGCAACTATTGATGGATTAAAGCTTGGAATGATTTAAACACATCAGAAGAACATGTGCTGCTTTTATCCAtatgtattttgttaattttcttGTCTTAGATTGAAAGCTTTACAACTGCTGCCTTGATTTCCAAGTGTCTTGTTGAAGTGGACTTCAAAATATTAGTACttgttgcttttatttttgttcagACATTTTAAGAAAGCCTAGTTTTATTTCAGTTTTTGTGGGAACAGTtgtttgaaatttttattttggCACTTGTCTGTAGACATGCTTATTGCTATATTCAGTTAACTGCATCAATTTGCTAATGTATGGAACCTAAGAGCTAAGATGTTGCTTAAATTATGTTGTCAATTACCAGAGACGATAATGACTAACGATAGTTTTGTAAAGTTTTCAACCGGTTTAACTTAAAAGCAATATTAAAGCTACCAATTTATGTATGGTTTGGGACAATTGGCAGTCTGTTCTGTCTATCTTGATTTTAGTTCCCAAACATGAGTAATGACCCGTGCAAAGTTTAATCCCGTAGTTCAAATGACAAACTAATTCAaacatataatttaatttaaggtGAAAATTTAAGTGCAGTTAATATTATTTAAAGTTTGAATATTTTTATCCCACGATTTTCAACTATAAAATTTACATTAACTGCACgattttttgcattattttaatgAATATTACTTGATGATTTGAAAAATGAAGATACGACAATTTTGATGACTTCTGAAAAATAATGCAAAATAGTTGGAGATAGTCACACTTTTATCAACTATTGAAAAAAAGGTAAAAGCTAATATAATAAACTGAAGAAtgcaaaactaaagaaaaatggAGAAAATAATGGGTTAAAATTAAGTCAAAATCCTTATATAAAAAAATGATATTAATAAACTAAGTAATGAAAAATATATTTGGATAACGAATAACAAATTTATGAGTCAAAATCAAACAAgggaatattaaaaaaaaattcttaaaagcACAATTGGCTTttcaatacaaaatttttttcaaacatATCataatccaaaataaaaaaataaaaagaaaataatgcaTTTTACTTATTGATATGGTCGTTACACCTACAGAACTCGGCATCACACGTCACACCTCGGCCATAAATACACATTACAAATACGGTTTTCATGAGCAATAACTCGGCAAAACCGACGTTATGGATCAAAACCGCCGAATAAAGGACGACATAATGACCAGATACGTTATCAATCCTCACCAAGACAGACGTTGAGGAGAAGCCGTTACTGATGAAGAACTGATCATATAAAATCAAGGTAGAAGTATCTTTTTCAGACACTTCCGACTTGAATCTcatactgacttaagcattggagtgcctttgcaggtacactccccccccccttttcttcttcattttccaCACTTACGCAAGTTGAAAGGAAAAGCTCGGAACATACGAGTTAGCAGTGCAGCCTTCCAAAGATATAGCTCGCTGACGTTCCGTACGAGGAACCGACCTATTCTACAGGCAAGAACAactggcgcccaccgtggggccgaagaGATAAATTTTTTCCTCTTCTGGTCTCGATTCCTCCGCCTATACCTATGGCTGACGCGCTACCTCCTACCCCATCCGAACTTCTCCGAATGGTGACCGAGCTGCAACAAGCAAATCAACGTATGGCAGAAGAAAATCAGAGAATGGCCGCTCAGATCACCGAATTGAACAATGGccgaattgaaaataacaacaatCGTCAACCTCAGCCAGAGGATGCCGAACATTACTCCAACCCTACTCATGTATCTGAGACCATTCAAGTCGAGGATGCCCAGCCATGGGACGAAAATGAGGAACCAGACGAGCTCGTAGGCCCTTTCACGGCAGACGTGATGAATTTCGAATTACCACGGCGATTCACTTTGCCATTGACCCTCACACCTTACGATGGGCTCGGAGACCCAAAGAAGTTCATCAAGAAATTCCAATCAATAATGATCGTCAATGGTGCATCTGATACTGTTTTGTGTCGTTGTTTTCCAAATTATTTGGACGGCCCTGCACTTGATTGGCTTTGTGCTTTGCCTGTAGGTTCAATTTCGCGATTCCAACCGCTGACCAAGCTATTCAAGGATCATTTCGCTGGCTCCGCAATTTATCTGCATGACTCGGATTATCTGAACACAATTAAGCAAGGACCAAATGAAAGCCTGAAAGACTATATGACTCGTTTCACGAAGGTCGCCATAAGCATCCCTGATCTCGACCCTGAAGTTCACCTCCATGCCATCAAAAGCGGACTTCGACCTGGGAAATTCCAAGAGACGATCGCCGTATCCAAACCAAAAACACTCGCTGAGTTTCGAGAGAAGGCAAAAGGCCAGATTGATATAGAAGAGCTAAGACAAGCTCGGAAACCCGACAAAACAAACTACAGAGACGAGGAAAAAGCGCACAACAgtaagaaaaattttaaactaaCCCTTCGTTTTGATTCTTATACACAGTTCAACGCTAAACGGGAGGACATAATCAAAGAGATCCTGAACTCCAAATTAATCAAACCACCAAGAAAAGCGGGGACATATCAGGATACAAAACATGTTGACAAATCTAAGTACTGTGCCTTCCATCAGAAGCACAGCCACACGACCGACGAATGTGTCATCGCCAAAGACCTCTTGGAACGTTTGGCTCGGCAAGGGCACCTTGACAAGTATATTGGGGGACACATTCAAAAACGTACTCCAACCTCGGCAGGCAACACTCCATCCGACCAACCAAACCGAGGAAAAGACAAGCCATCCTCGACCCAATATGACCAACCACGAGGTATCATCAATTGTATTTCAGGAGGAGGTGCTAGTGGAGGCTCATCCAACTCGGCCAAGAAAAGATCTTTCCGAACAATATACTCGGTAGAAGGGATACAGCAGGACCACCAGCTAATCCCTCAATTCCCCCAAATGACGTTCACACAAGCAGATTTCAAATCCAATATTTAAAATTTGGACGACCCCCGTGGTCATTACGAATACAATAAGAGAGAACCCACTCCTTCCCTTCCTCTTTGACTGACTGAATAGGGTTCGCTCTTCTCTCGATGTTCATTGGCCTTTATGATCTCGGCTCATGATTCAATTGCCATGTATTTAGCTATTGAGCCTCAAAGTTTATGTTTTTATGTGATGGCAGCATCAAAAAGAAAGTCTGAATTTTCCACGGAAGCCGGCCTTTACTTGATTGATAGGAAAGTTACCCTTGGCTATCTTACGAAGAGCCTAActctatcataaaaaaaattgacaCTAAGCGAAGAATGCAGACTGGACCAAACCAATGGCACTTCTGGAAAGGTTCCTTTGATAGAAGATCGGTACTTGAAGTCAGAAAGATCCACGAGTCAATCGATTGCACCATGTCGAGATTTTCTTTCACCCAAAAATGGCAGCAGTAGTCATCAAAAGATTAAATCAATAGCTGTTGGAATAGTGGTAGCGGTGTGACTGTGACTTTCTTCTTGAAAAGACTGCTTTCCTTGGCTAAAAGGTAGTGAGTGCATTGATGCAGAGAAGTTGGAATAGAGTCAGTGTGCCACGAGCCCCTTTTTTTCACCTTGAATTGGTCAAAGCCAATAATCTGATAAATAGAAGGCAGAGAGATCAGAAAGATACGCGGACGACTTGACTATAGTATAGGTCGgatgtttcaaaaaaaaagagaagtaaCCGGGCTATTACACCAACAAGGAAATGGGACCTTACTAAGACGATAGGCGAGGACCTTGAATCAATCAAGCAATGACTTTCTTCGAGAAAGAAGAGAAGGCAATAGCTAGATTTCTTTCTGTTGTGCGCTATACGCCTAAACCATATCATCAATCAGTTTATGGGCacgcctcttttttttttgggagAGTATGCCAATATGATCTTAATGAGGTGCGGGGCTTTGCATCTGACATTCGTTGGGCTTCCCTCTTCCTCCGGGCTTTCACGCCTTAGGCCAACAACTCTAATCACTGACTGACAAATCCCCAGCATGGGAGCGGATTACCCAAAAAATTTGGGAGATCTACTAGTAAAAAAGGTACTCTTAGATCCAGGGAGCAGCGCCGACGTTCTGTTTTACTCTACATTCCAGAAAATGAAGCTAAGCGACAACAACCTGCAGCCAACAGGAGGAGACCTTGTCGGTTTCTCAGGTGAACGAGTCCCAATACTGGGATCAGTGTGGTTGAGAACCACACTGGGTGAGTACCCTCTATCTAAAACATATGATATTCAATACTTAGTAGTGGATTGCTTCATCCCATACAACCTTATCCTTGGCCGACCTTTCCTAAATAAGTTCGGTGCAATAGTATCCACAGTTCACCTTTGTGTCAAGTTTTCTGTGCAGGACAAACATATCGTAACCATTCATGGGGATCACAAAGAATCACGACATTGCTATAACATCGGAATGAAATTTCAAAACGGACCAAAGCAACCTCAAATCAACAACGTTCTCGGCACAGCTAGCAGCTCGGAGCTCGCCGATCTAGATCATAGAGCAGACTTCCTAGAGCGACCTACACCAACAGGTGAGCTATGAAAAATACATTTCAACAAAGATCCTAACAAATACACCTTTGTTGGTACAGCAATAAGCAAGGACAAACTACCTGCGATAGAAAATTTTTTACAAGCAAATGCCGACCTATTTGCCTGGACGCCCTCCGATATGCCCGGCATCGACCCTAAGATCATTAGCCACAAGCTTGCTATCAACCCTTCTGTCCGACCAATTCCACAAAAGAAACCTCGGCGAAGAAAAGAAACGAGCATCATTGGAAGAAACTCAGAAGCTGATTAATGCCAACTTCATCAGAGAGATCAGATTCACTACTTGGCTCGCCAATGTCGTTATGGTAAGGAAACAAAATGGtaagtggcgcatgtgcgtcgatttTACTGATTtaaacaaagcatgcccaaaggATTCTTATCCTTTACCAtccattgactctttggtggataACGCCTCTGGCTATGCCACCCTAAGTTTCATGAACGCTTATTCGGGTTATAATCAGATACTTATGCACCCTTCTGACCAAAATAAAACGGCATTCATCACTGAATTTGGTAACTATTATTATAAAGTTATGCCTTTTGGACTAAAGAATGCAGGAGCAACCTATCAGCGCCTCATGGATAAAATCTTCGCTAAACAAATCGGTCGCAACATAGACGTCTACGTTGATGACATGGTCGCCAAGACCAAAGTCGGCCACAGTCACATCGACGACCTAACCGAGATCTTCGGCCAGATCCGATCCTACAACATGCGCTTGAATCCCGAAAAGTGTGCTTTCGCCGTTGAAGGTGGCAAATTCCTCGGCTTCTTACTCACAAGTAGAGGTATCGAAGCAAACCCTGACAAGTGCCGAGCTGTTTTGGAGATGGCGAGCCCAAAGACATTAAAAGAAGTTCAACGCTTAACAGGAAGACTTGCTGCCCTAGCAAGATTCATCCCATGCTTAGCCTTAAAATCTATTCCTTTTTTTTCAAACCATGAAAAAGAAAGCTATTTTTCAATGGAATGACGATTGTGAGCGTGCTTTTGCTAACCTGAAAACAACTCTCTCACAACCGCCAATTCTACAAAAACCCTTGCAAGGGAAAGATTTATATTTGTATTTAGCAGTTACTGACTGGGCAATAAGCTCTGCTCTTGTTACAGAAAGGGACAAAACTCAACATCCAATTTACTTCGTCAGCAAAACGCTACAAAACGATGAAATCAACTATCCGAGGATAGAAAAATTAGCATTAGCATTGCTATTTTCGGTAAGACGACTCCGACCTTACTTTCAGAGCCACGTCATCCATGTTCGAACCGACCACCCATTACGTCAGGTGCTACAAAAACCAGAAATTTCGGGTAGACTTGTAAAATGGTCGGTAGAACTATCCGAATTCGATATCAGATACCAAGCCAGAGGACCAATCAAGTCCCAATTCCTTGCCGATTTCATAGCAGAATTAATAATGCCCACTGAAGACGACCACAAAATACAATGGACATTACATGTTGATGGTTCATCTAACATTCAAGGGTGTGGAGCAGGAATTCGACTGGAGGGGAGTGATGGATTTATCCTAGAACATTCTATACATCTATCCTTTAAAGCCAGCAACAACCAAACGGAATATGAAGCCCTCATCGCTGGCCTTCGACTTTGTTTAAATCTCCAAATCTCCAGTATTAAGGTATATTGTGACTCGCTTATGGTAGTACAGCAGGTAAATGACCTATTCCAGGTAAGAGATCCGCTTCTTTCTAGATATCTTAAACTCGTCAAAGATTTAAGTTCTAAGTTcactgaatttgaaataaatcacATACCACGAGAACAAAATCACAGAGCAAACATTCTTTCTAAACTCGGCAGCACACAATCCGACTTATCTATGTTACACCAATCCACAATAACATCTCCAAGTGTTACTCTAACTGATGTTGTGAGTGTTACACAGGAAACAGATTGGCAGACACCTTTTATACATTATCTGCAAACAAGAAGCATACCAGAAAATATCGAAAATACGAAACAATTTCGTCGACAGGATTCCTTTTTCACTTTAATAAATGGCTCCCTATATCGCCGAGGATATTCCAGACCACTtctgaaatgcctcaacaaaagTGAGGCAGAAATAGCATTAGCCGAAGCTCATGAAGGAATCTGCGGAACCCACACAGGAGCTCGAAGTTTGGCCTCCAAAATCCTCCGAGCAGGCTTGTTCTGGCCATCCATCAAAGAAGATACCAACAATAAAGTAAAGACATGCAACAGTTGCCAAAAGCATGCGCCATTAATACACACCCCAGCCGAACAGTTACATTACTCAGACATCAGCTGGCCCTTCAACCACTGGGGGCTCGACA is from Arachis ipaensis cultivar K30076 chromosome B01, Araip1.1, whole genome shotgun sequence and encodes:
- the LOC107626594 gene encoding U1 small nuclear ribonucleoprotein 70 kDa isoform X1 gives rise to the protein MGDYSNDPLMRNQNAAVQARTKAQNRANVLQLKLIGQSHPTGLTANLLKLFEPRPPLEYKPPPEKRKCPPLTGMAQFVSKFAEPADPEYAPPKPVVETPAQRRERVHKLRLEKGAAKAAEELEKYDPHNDPNVSGDPYKTLFVARLSYETTESRIKREFESYGAIKRVRLVTDTVTNKPRGYAFIEYLHTRDMKAAYKQADGRKIEGRRVLVDVERGRTVPNWRPRRLGGGLGTTRMGVEVNQHDSGRDQLQSGPSRSEEPRVREDRHGDRDREKSRERGKDRDREQERSREHSSDRGRDRDYRDDRHHKDRDRHRDRDRERERDRGRDRDRGRDRDRGRDRDRDRDRDRDRGREHDRHRDRDRDYEVGETDRGQSHDKETDYDHELKHDIDHHSERDRDYEPEDDRGWSNQSAHGHRHADPDHNPDSYDHYEHHQRRGHYDDGDDRGNHYSRYPDHDRMEDDYPTERATSESRERERNRDVDREYHRSVRSHSREYDY